The nucleotide sequence GATTCCGGTCCTGTGAATCAGCGGTAATGGTTGTAGACGCACGTGATGGAGCCCAGATTGAGACAATCAAGCTCTGGCGCCATCTTGATCAACGCAATAAACCACGGGCGGTGTTCATCAACAAGATGGACCGGGACCGTGCAGACTATACACAAGTGCTCGAGAACCTTCGAGAGACCTTCAAGGCCAACTTTGTCCCCGTTGTCATTCCCATCGGCAGCGGCAAGGATTTCAAGGGCGTAATCAATCTGATTGAAGACAAAGCCTACATGGTGAGCGATGATGGAAAAGAGCGAGAGGCTGAGATACCTTCAGATATGAAGGAATTCGAGGAACAATATCACAATGACCTGGTGGAAAATGCCGCTGAGGGAGCCGATGATCTCATTGAAAAGTATTTTGATGAAGGAACTCTCTCCAGTGAGGATATTAGGCGCGGACTTCGTGAAGGCATGGATGACAACCGGGTCATCCCAGTATTCTGTGGTGCCGCTGAGCAAGGAAGTGGAATGGTCAGCTTGCTCAATTTCATCAGGAACAATTTTCCCAAACCAATCGGTAAATTCGATTGGATTGTCAACGAAGATGGTAGTGAGTCAGAATTCTCCATTACCGAGGAAGGACCTGCAGCAGCCGTAGTCTTCAAGACAACCATCGACCAATTCAGCGGAAAATTAAGCTTCCTGAAGGTACTCAGGGGTACCATCAAGGGAGATACAGAACTGTACAATCCGCATCTCAACAAAAAAGAACGCTCGGGCAAGGTCTACCGCCTTGTCGGCAAAAAGCTTATCGAAACAGACAGGTTGGCCGCTGGAGATATCGGTGTTATTGCAAAAAGCAACATCGCCTCCACCAATTCAACCTTGGTGGAAGGGAGTGATACGAAGTTCCTGTTCAAGCCACTCGCCTTCCCACAGCCTATCTACAGCCTTGCAATCAGTGCAGAGGACAAGAAGAGCGAAGTGAAGATGAACGAGTCACTGCACAAGGTCACTGAAGAGGATCTGACCTTCTTGATCAAGTACAATGAGGAGACCAAAGAAAATGTGGTTGCCGGTATGGGTGAACTTCATCTGAACATGATCCTCGACAAGGTACGGGAAAAGCAGAAGGTCAACATCATCACCAAGCTTCCCAGGGTGGCATACCGCGAGACCATAACAAAGAAAAGTGGTATCGCTGAGTATTCACACAAGAAGCAAAGTGGTGGCCATGGCCAGTATGCACGTGTCCTGATCGAGATTGAGCCTTTGGAAAGGGGTGACTACTACTCATTCACCAATGCCATCAAGGGTGGTTCAGTCAGCAAGGGATATGTCCCCGGTATTGAGAAGGGATTGCATGAGCTGATGGAGGAAGGCTATCTTGCCGGCTATCCGATGATGGATATAGGCATCACCCTTGTCGATGGAAAAGAGCACCCCGTAGATTCCAGTGAAATGGCATTCAAGCTTGCTGCAAAGGGAGCCATGAAAATTGCCGTGGACAAGGCCAAACCTGTCCTACTTGAACCTATCATGCTTCTTAGTGTATATATAGAGAATGATTATCTGGGCGATATCCTTTCTGACCTGAGCAGCAAACGTGGACGGGTACTTGGTCAGGAAGATATGGGAAATCTGCAGTTGGTGAAAGCCCAGGTGCCTCAATCAGAACTACTCAACTATGCAATCGACCTGAAGTCGATGACCAGTGGTACGGGAAGTTTTGAAATGGAGTTCGACCATTACGAGCCTCTCAGTGGAAAACTGGCTGATGAGGTAATCAAGGCCTACAAAGATTCCTTAGCGGAAGAGGAGTAGGTGGTGGACAATCAGATTATTGCTTTTCTGATTGCTTGAGAGTGAATTTGTGGAACCTTGGAAGGGAGCATGCGGCGGCAGGCTCCCTTCCCTCATCTCAGCGTTTTTCCACCCAAACCTCGTTGATCGGATGGGACTTTGCAAGCCCCTTCTGCTCAAAGCGGGTTGTATCCCGCCAAGGGATAGGTGGAGCAAATCCCCCATGGGGATTCACCAGGGATGGCGTGTTGTCAAACACCTCAAGCATCTGGTGGGCATACTCTTCCCAGTCCGTTACACAGTAGATATACCCCCCCTGTACCAGTTTGCTTGCAAGCAATGAGGCAAAAGGCAGCTGGATGAGCCGACGTTTCTGCTGACGTTTCTTTGGCCATGGGTCAGGAAAGAAAATATGGAATCCTGCTATGCTGTTATCTGGAATCATGGAGCGAAGCACCTCCACTGCGTCGAAACGCATCAGACGCACATTGTCCAGTTGTTCCTGCCCCACGACATCCAGGAGTTTGGTGAATCCAGAGAGGAATACTTCCAATCCAAGGTAATTGAACTGGTTTCGCTCCTTGGCAATACGGCTGGTGGCACTCCCCATGCCAAAACCAATCTCAATAACCAAGGGATTCTCATTCCCATACACCTGGGAGTAGTCCATCAGTTCCTGACGAAACGGGATTCCATAGGTTGCATAATAGCGCTTGACTGCCTCTACCTGGAAAGTCTTCAGATAGCACCCTCTGAGCACGTAGCTCTTGATTGGACGCCTTGCCCCTTCACTTCTGCTCTCCACCCACTGCAACTCAGGAATATCCTGGAAGATTGTATCTTGCGTAACCTGCATGCAAACTCCTACAGCAACCGCTGCAACTTCTCCATCAGGAACACGGCCTTGTCCTTGAGGGAGACTGCATCAGTCTTCATGTACATTATATTCATCTTTCTCATATCCAACCACACACGTTTATTACTCAAGGCGATGAGATTCATCACCTTGTTTACATTCAGATCTGCAACCTTGCCAAACTCAATGGTGACGACTCCCCTTCGATCTGTCAAATGGATGATTGACAGCTTGCGGCAGATGATCTTGATCTGTGCAATATACAGGAGATTGGCAACCTCCTCCGGAGGCGGCCCGAAGCGGTCACTGAGTTCGCTGCTCAAAGAGTGC is from uncultured Sphaerochaeta sp. and encodes:
- the trmB gene encoding tRNA (guanosine(46)-N7)-methyltransferase TrmB, with the protein product MQVTQDTIFQDIPELQWVESRSEGARRPIKSYVLRGCYLKTFQVEAVKRYYATYGIPFRQELMDYSQVYGNENPLVIEIGFGMGSATSRIAKERNQFNYLGLEVFLSGFTKLLDVVGQEQLDNVRLMRFDAVEVLRSMIPDNSIAGFHIFFPDPWPKKRQQKRRLIQLPFASLLASKLVQGGYIYCVTDWEEYAHQMLEVFDNTPSLVNPHGGFAPPIPWRDTTRFEQKGLAKSHPINEVWVEKR
- the fusA gene encoding elongation factor G, which encodes MSVVSNDLRNVAIIGHNDTGKTTLVEQLLFYANVISRAENVSSGKTVSDYTDEEISHKISIHASLASLGWEGKNLNIIDTPGTAGFIGETICGFRSCESAVMVVDARDGAQIETIKLWRHLDQRNKPRAVFINKMDRDRADYTQVLENLRETFKANFVPVVIPIGSGKDFKGVINLIEDKAYMVSDDGKEREAEIPSDMKEFEEQYHNDLVENAAEGADDLIEKYFDEGTLSSEDIRRGLREGMDDNRVIPVFCGAAEQGSGMVSLLNFIRNNFPKPIGKFDWIVNEDGSESEFSITEEGPAAAVVFKTTIDQFSGKLSFLKVLRGTIKGDTELYNPHLNKKERSGKVYRLVGKKLIETDRLAAGDIGVIAKSNIASTNSTLVEGSDTKFLFKPLAFPQPIYSLAISAEDKKSEVKMNESLHKVTEEDLTFLIKYNEETKENVVAGMGELHLNMILDKVREKQKVNIITKLPRVAYRETITKKSGIAEYSHKKQSGGHGQYARVLIEIEPLERGDYYSFTNAIKGGSVSKGYVPGIEKGLHELMEEGYLAGYPMMDIGITLVDGKEHPVDSSEMAFKLAAKGAMKIAVDKAKPVLLEPIMLLSVYIENDYLGDILSDLSSKRGRVLGQEDMGNLQLVKAQVPQSELLNYAIDLKSMTSGTGSFEMEFDHYEPLSGKLADEVIKAYKDSLAEEE